A region of Liolophura sinensis isolate JHLJ2023 chromosome 8, CUHK_Ljap_v2, whole genome shotgun sequence DNA encodes the following proteins:
- the LOC135473836 gene encoding delta-sarcoglycan-like, with the protein MTSTLTPGDADNPTLRKHRVGIYGWRKRCLYGFILVIFAILIINIALTVWIIRVMDFSIRGMGRLQIIEKGVRVNGEVEFLDSLYTSSVKTRNGENLYVESSGDVVIHARDHLDRIANEINISNGEVKSVCENFVIKDKNGKLRFGVNKNGVTLGQENLNVEGLSVDKIVQSPIIRGPSRESLRVVSVTRDVRVTGPAGVELRAPAGKIHLNSLNDILITSKGQGIRFDAEKMYLKNLPLGNPPIAGDPPVEVYQLCACKDSGRLFLDKVDGPCTNTASICS; encoded by the exons ATGACGAGCACCTTGACCCCTGGGGATGCGGACAACCCCACCCTCCGCAAACACAGGGTCGGGATCTACGGCTGGAGAAAGCGGTGTCTCTACGGCTTCATCCTCGTCATCTTCGCCATTCTCATCATCAACATTGCTCTCACCGTCTGGATCATTCGCGTTATGGACTTCTCTATC CGAGGGATGGGCCGATTACAAATCATTGAGAAAGGCGTACGAGTGAACGGCGAGGTGGAGTTCCTTGACTCTTTGTACACGTCATCAGTAAAAACCAGAAAT GGGGAAAATTTGTATGTGGAATCCAGTGGGGATGTTGTCATACACGCCAGGGATCACCTAGACAGGATCGCGAACGAAATAAATATAA GTAACGGCGAAGTAAAATCAGTGTGTGAAAATTTCGTCATTAAAGACAAAAATGGGAAATTGCGTTTTGGTGTTAACAAAAACGGTGTTACTCTGGGCCAAGAGAATTTAAATGTAGAAG GTCTGTCTGTGGACAAGATTGTACAGTCTCCCATAATTCGCGGACCCAGTCGAGAATCATTAAG AGTTGTGTCTGTAACGCGGGATGTCAGAGTTACGGGCCCTGCTGGCGTAGAACTCAGGGCTCCGGCCGGCAAGATACATCTCAACAGTTTAAATGACATACTTATAACATCCAAAGGTCAAGgg ATCCGCTTTGATGCTGAGAAAATGTACCTGAAAAACCTTCCGCTGGGTAATCCGCCCATCGCCGGAGATCCGCCCGTCGAAGTGTACCAGCTGTGCGCTTGTAAGGATTCCGGACGTCTATTTCTGGACAAAGTTGACGGACCATGTACAAACACAGCCTCCATCTGTAGTTAG